The sequence AAGAATTTATATAAAGCTATTCTGGGACTTTTAGAAATAATAGTCCCAGAAAGCATTGAAAAAGTAGCTTTTTTTACTGCTAGAGTTTTTTCAACATCAGTAGACTTGATGTCATATTCTTGAGTTACTTTTTTCTTCATTTCTTTTTTTATACTTATCAAGCTTCTGTTTATAGCTGCTGTTGTTGCTCTCTCTGCTCCTTCATGTATTCCTGATAATAGGTTTTTTACCTTATCTAGATTTCTTATCTCTAATTCCAGTTCCATTACATTCCTATCCTTTCAGATAACTTAATAATATAAAGTCCTTCTTCTTCATAAGAATCATTTATTATATAGGTTTTTCCATTGACTTCTAAAGATTTTCCTGTTCTCTTTTTAGGAATATCAGGGTTTTCTTTAAGATATATTATTAATGATATCCCTTCAGATATTCCTTCATATTCCTCTTTAAAATCTCTATCTGGATGTTCTAATATTCCAATATATTCTTTATCTTCTATTATTACTTTTTCTCCCATTTCATCAATGTTTATGAAAGTATTTAAATCTTCTCTCAACATTTCTTTAAATGGTGACATATTTTCACCTACTTTTTTTTGTTTTTATTTTTTTCTGTTACTTTATCTTCTGTTTTTTCACTTTTATCTATCTTTTCTGTCAAATCTTCTTCTATTATTTCTTCTTCTACTGGGATATTTAGTTTTATTTCTTTTCCTAGTTTTTCAATTGTTTTGGTTTTATCAAGAAAAATCAACTCTTCTTCATCGATAATTTCTTCTATATCTCCTTTTTTAAATCCCTTATAATTTCTTATGAATTTTACTTTCATTACCTCATCTCCTTTTCATATTTCGAAAGTTCCGAAATTAACAAACTATTACAGAAAAATATCCATCAAGATCTGAAGGTTGTAATACAGGTCTTGATTCTGTTGTGATTTTCTTTACTTTTGGAGTTGGAACCTCAACACTTGAATATCTTACTGTTACATGAATATCACTTTTTCCCATATTTACAATTGGAGCATATAATATTTCTCCATCTTTTGGTCCCCCTATCACAATATTTGAAGGAATAATCTCTACTGGTGTTTTTTTATCTGGACCTAAAACTTTTCTTTTATATCTAAATATTTCTACTCCATATGTTTTATATGTTCCTAACCATACAACCCCTGGATACTCTCTTATAACTTCTTTTACAAATTCACTTTGTAAGTCTTTACTTAATACTTCTTTTGTATATTCATTGTTCATGAAGTTTTTAGCAGCATCTACTCCCATAACTATATTACCTACTAAAACTCCACTTGCTTCAGCATTTGAAATAATTTCATCTAAAGAAGTTAATGGATTTACTCCTGGTTTTCCCCATTGATCAACGAGAGGAAGTGTAGAAATATTTTCTAATTCATAATCTACCTCATATCCATCTTCTCCTGTTAAAGAAGTAACTTTCCCACTAGTCAAAAATTGCCCTACCATCAATTCCTCTTTATTTACTATATAATTTTCTTGTTTTCTTAATATTTCTCCTACTCTTTTAGAGGCTCTTGTTACAGGATCAAATTCTCCTGATAACTGCATCCCTGCTTCTCTTATAAAAAAATCTTTAGGAGTAAGAATTTCAGCAACTCCTATATTTGGAGCTGTTATTACATTTGTTCTTACTTTTTTATTTTTAATTGCCCTTCCTGATTCTAAAGGTGTTATAAATGGTGCTGTCTGCTCTCCACTCTTTGTACATTCTAGAATTATTTCCTCTGTTGTTACTGTTGCTCTTCTAGGAAAAAATAAACTTATTAAAAAGTTTCTTTTCAACTCTGCTTTGTCTCTAATTTTTCTTACTGTTTTTGTTGTATAAATATCATTTATTCCTGGCATTTTAATCCTCCCTTATTTTATAAAAATTCCTAATTTTCTTAATTTTTGTACTGTTACTGCTTCAGTTCCAGATGGTAGCTTTACAAAATCCTTTAAAATCTCTCCTGTAAGCATAGCCACACAATCTATATCACTTGTATCATATGTCGCACTATTATATGCAATTGCATAAGGTTCTGTATATGTAGCTGTATCTAGTTTTCCATAATTTCCACTAGTATCAACTCCGATAATATCTCCAGCTTCCAAAGATGTTTTTAATTTTAATGTTTCTGCAACAACTGGAAAAGCTCCTGCTAGTATTCCTTTTTCTTCATAATTAATAATTGTATTATTCACTTCTTACCTCCTATATGTTTTATTTTATATATGCTTCTAATGCTGCTTTTAAAACTGCTTCTTCATCTTTTGCTTCAAGTGTTACTCCATCAGAACTTAAATTGTTTAGCCCTTCTGTTGCTTTTTCTTCTTCCACTTTATCAATTTCTGTTTTTGCCTGTGTTGCTTGTGAATTATAGAATTCAACTATTATTTCATTTGCATCTCTAGGCTCTTCATATTTTGCTTTCATAATTGTTTCTTTTTGCCTGTCATTGAATACTGGTATATTTTCCAGTGCTTTTATTCTTTTTCTTTCTGCTTCTATTGCTGCTTGTGTCGCCTGTTTCATATAATCAGAATTTTGTGTTTCTGCTAAAACTTCTGTCTTATATTCATCTAGAACTCCTTTGTGTTTTTCTTTTAATTCCTTTAGTGTCATTTTGACCTCCTGTATGTCTTTTTTATTTTGTGTGCTTTTAAAAATTTCTTTATTTTTGAAAAATTCTATACAATTACTTGTTGCTAATTGTTTAATATTGTTTTCAACAACTTCCTGACCGTATGTGATAATTTCATCTGCAAATCCTGCTTCTACAGCTTCATTTGCATCAAACCATTTTTCTTCATTCAGATAATTTGAAACCTCTTCTCTAGTGAGTTTACATTTAGTCATATATATATCCAAAACATTATCTCTTACTTTATCCAGATAATCAGCTGTTTTTCTCATTTCATCTGACCCTACTCTTCCTACAAATACACTAGGATTATGTATCATCAGGAATGTTCCCATTCCCATTACTACTTTTTTAGCTGCTAATATTAAAAAAGAAGCTGCTGAAGCTGCTAGTCCATCTATATATGCAACTATCTCTATTTCATTTTCACTTGAAAATCTTTTTAATTCATTATAAATAGCTAGAGCTTCATAAACATCTCCTCCAATAGAATTAACTTTCAAATTTATTTTTTTTACATTTTTAAGACTTGAAAGTTCCTTTGTAAATGTTACACCACTTGTTTCTCCAAATTCTTCCCAAGCCCATTTGCATATTTCTCCATATACTCTGATTTCTCCTTCTGTTTCACTTATATTTTTTACTTCAAACCATCTAGCCATTTTTATCTCCTTTCTTATTTTTCTTCATTGCTTCAACCTCTGCTATCAATCTTTCCTCTTCCATCCTTTCTTCTATGATGTCATCTATATCCCAGCCATATTGTGCCGCTATTATTCCTCTTGTTGTTGTATAGTTTGCCAGTTCTTTCATATTTGCATTAGCTTCTTTCAATGGATCCAATGATGTTTTGCTGCTTCCTACCCAGATACATC comes from Fusobacterium sp. and encodes:
- a CDS encoding major capsid protein: MPGINDIYTTKTVRKIRDKAELKRNFLISLFFPRRATVTTEEIILECTKSGEQTAPFITPLESGRAIKNKKVRTNVITAPNIGVAEILTPKDFFIREAGMQLSGEFDPVTRASKRVGEILRKQENYIVNKEELMVGQFLTSGKVTSLTGEDGYEVDYELENISTLPLVDQWGKPGVNPLTSLDEIISNAEASGVLVGNIVMGVDAAKNFMNNEYTKEVLSKDLQSEFVKEVIREYPGVVWLGTYKTYGVEIFRYKRKVLGPDKKTPVEIIPSNIVIGGPKDGEILYAPIVNMGKSDIHVTVRYSSVEVPTPKVKKITTESRPVLQPSDLDGYFSVIVC
- a CDS encoding head maturation protease, ClpP-related, with the protein product MARWFEVKNISETEGEIRVYGEICKWAWEEFGETSGVTFTKELSSLKNVKKINLKVNSIGGDVYEALAIYNELKRFSSENEIEIVAYIDGLAASAASFLILAAKKVVMGMGTFLMIHNPSVFVGRVGSDEMRKTADYLDKVRDNVLDIYMTKCKLTREEVSNYLNEEKWFDANEAVEAGFADEIITYGQEVVENNIKQLATSNCIEFFKNKEIFKSTQNKKDIQEVKMTLKELKEKHKGVLDEYKTEVLAETQNSDYMKQATQAAIEAERKRIKALENIPVFNDRQKETIMKAKYEEPRDANEIIVEFYNSQATQAKTEIDKVEEEKATEGLNNLSSDGVTLEAKDEEAVLKAALEAYIK